Proteins found in one Sporosarcina sp. FSL K6-3457 genomic segment:
- a CDS encoding response regulator transcription factor: protein MYQVVLLDDDVLVTEFMEKIIPWQQYGFHVAAAFNDSLQAYEHLKENKCDVLITDIGMPRLNGIELISKLKEEEISSYNIILSCHDEFHFAQKALKLEVFDYILKESIEEEKVVELLERLKIAMDHQFQVKHRHVKITNFLKQNNMSLKTTFIEKLMEDQYIEDDNWWSEQEDLLDMDFSCERYTVVLCFIDQYQDAIGRYGKEVLLQFSFNNVIEEVLAEFHKGIQVFFLNGKFLLLFPLMNTKQVDMQYLVERAVKEMQSKVSMFLKISVTSVIGGENQLRQGLVESMKSLLNNKGQRFYYPHGTSQYFQAIVYTKESIFQDYIDALQELRHMIMNKEEARVKEYIQNYIERIKTEHFAPAAVKDWAIKLVLDIKMFLNTQVYSEEENFMTMTDQLVQNVETFEHLQSLVTDILIKLMDRVEQIDATPKNEYILQAQIYIRNHLNEKISLKDVADLLHLNASYFSRLFKKETGESFVEFVTRIKMEKAKELLDNSTRSVEQIALEVGFDSKGYFLKTFKQQFGMSPKSYKYKETVK, encoded by the coding sequence ATGTATCAAGTAGTTTTGCTTGATGATGATGTATTAGTAACAGAGTTTATGGAAAAAATAATTCCGTGGCAGCAATACGGATTTCATGTGGCAGCGGCTTTTAATGATAGTTTACAGGCGTATGAGCATTTAAAAGAAAATAAGTGTGATGTTCTCATTACGGATATTGGAATGCCAAGATTAAATGGGATAGAACTCATTTCCAAACTGAAGGAAGAGGAAATTAGCTCGTATAATATTATTTTGTCTTGTCATGATGAATTTCATTTCGCACAAAAAGCATTAAAATTAGAAGTGTTTGACTATATTTTAAAAGAGTCGATAGAGGAAGAAAAAGTCGTCGAGCTACTCGAAAGACTAAAAATTGCGATGGATCACCAATTTCAAGTAAAGCATCGTCATGTGAAAATTACAAATTTTTTAAAACAAAATAATATGTCATTAAAAACAACCTTTATTGAAAAGTTGATGGAAGATCAATATATTGAAGATGATAATTGGTGGAGTGAGCAAGAGGATTTATTGGACATGGACTTTTCATGTGAACGATATACGGTGGTGCTATGCTTTATTGATCAATATCAGGACGCAATTGGCCGTTATGGAAAAGAAGTATTACTTCAATTTAGCTTTAATAATGTGATTGAAGAAGTGTTAGCAGAGTTTCATAAAGGTATTCAAGTGTTCTTTTTAAATGGGAAATTCCTCCTCCTATTTCCGCTGATGAATACAAAACAAGTGGACATGCAGTACCTTGTTGAGCGAGCGGTAAAAGAAATGCAAAGTAAAGTTAGTATGTTTTTAAAAATTAGTGTTACCTCCGTTATTGGGGGAGAAAATCAGTTGCGTCAAGGGTTAGTCGAATCGATGAAGTCGTTGTTGAATAATAAAGGGCAGCGTTTTTATTACCCACATGGAACGAGTCAATACTTTCAAGCGATAGTGTATACAAAAGAGTCGATCTTTCAAGATTATATCGATGCCCTCCAAGAATTAAGGCATATGATTATGAATAAAGAGGAGGCACGAGTTAAGGAATATATTCAGAACTATATTGAAAGAATAAAAACAGAACATTTTGCGCCAGCAGCAGTGAAAGATTGGGCAATTAAACTCGTTCTAGATATTAAAATGTTTTTAAATACGCAGGTTTATAGTGAAGAAGAAAATTTTATGACAATGACAGACCAGCTTGTGCAAAATGTTGAGACCTTTGAACATTTACAATCATTGGTGACAGATATATTGATAAAATTAATGGATCGTGTTGAGCAAATTGATGCAACGCCTAAAAATGAATATATTCTTCAGGCACAAATATATATTCGAAACCATTTAAATGAAAAAATATCTTTAAAAGATGTTGCAGACCTCCTTCATTTGAATGCCAGCTACTTTAGTCGGCTGTTTAAGAAGGAGACTGGCGAGAGTTTTGTTGAGTTTGTGACGCGAATAAAAATGGAGAAGGCGAAGGAGTTACTGGACAATTCAACTAGATCAGTTGAGCAGATTGCATTAGAGGTCGGTTTTGATAGTAAAGGCTATTTTTTAAAAACATTTAAGCAGCAATTTGGTATGTCGCCTAAATCGTATAAATATAAGGAAACAGTAAAGTAA
- a CDS encoding YesL family protein, with the protein MQLGGFSGGILSICNWFVRLAYINILWILFSLMGLVVFGFFPATIAMLATLRQFLQKNDPPVFKTFWKYYKAEFFASNKLGALIVVIGLVLFANITFLQSMDSKLSEMLYYPTIVLSCIYLLAICYLLASYVEFEQSLKTHIKNSLLIMVYNPLSSLFIIFGFAIVYYAVTTLSGLGFFFSGSLFGLVILSSTSLTYRKIERKQVNLGTQEKTA; encoded by the coding sequence ATGCAATTAGGTGGATTTTCTGGTGGCATACTTTCAATTTGTAATTGGTTCGTAAGACTTGCCTATATCAACATATTATGGATTTTATTTAGTCTAATGGGATTGGTTGTTTTTGGGTTTTTCCCTGCAACAATTGCTATGCTTGCAACACTCAGGCAGTTTTTACAAAAAAATGATCCGCCAGTATTTAAAACATTTTGGAAATATTATAAAGCAGAATTTTTCGCTAGTAATAAGCTGGGGGCACTTATTGTAGTCATCGGCCTTGTTCTCTTCGCAAACATTACCTTTTTACAATCGATGGATAGTAAGCTATCAGAAATGCTTTATTATCCAACCATTGTATTGAGTTGCATTTACTTGCTGGCAATTTGTTATCTGCTCGCATCCTATGTCGAATTCGAACAAAGTTTAAAGACACACATCAAAAACTCGTTATTGATAATGGTCTACAATCCGCTATCAAGTCTGTTTATTATTTTTGGTTTTGCAATTGTCTATTATGCTGTCACCACTTTATCTGGACTAGGTTTCTTTTTCAGTGGCAGCCTGTTCGGACTAGTTATCCTATCCTCTACTTCACTTACTTATCGGAAAATCGAGCGTAAACAAGTGAATTTAGGAACACAAGAAAAAACAGCTTAG
- a CDS encoding Gfo/Idh/MocA family protein has product MKKVRLGIIGLGQQGGTYAGFISEGKVKGIDIGAICDIDPEKKALAEEKYPGVPFYDNYIDMLESGDVDSIITCVPHNLHPEMGIEALKRDIHALLEKPAGVYTKQVRELNEFAATKPELTFSIMFNQRANELYQKVKEIIDNGEIGEIRRTNWIITTWWRPQGYYDAGSWRATWEGEGGGVLVNQAPHQLDLLQWIAGMPKKVYSNVKYGYQRNIAVEDEVTTILDYGNGATGVFVTCTHDIMGTDRFEILGDKGKIVVDDSKKVTIKRLKTPEADMSASMDMGDVMRIFMGQDQSDIYSEEVLEFESVWGGQHIAVLENFAANVLDGTPLLAPGSDGIHGVALANAIHLSSWLGKEVELPLDEELYLNELNKKIEHEKLNPIKK; this is encoded by the coding sequence ATGAAAAAGGTAAGATTAGGTATTATTGGTTTAGGTCAACAAGGCGGTACTTACGCTGGTTTCATTTCAGAAGGAAAAGTAAAAGGCATAGATATCGGTGCGATTTGCGACATTGATCCAGAGAAAAAGGCATTGGCAGAAGAGAAATATCCAGGTGTTCCATTCTATGATAACTATATAGATATGTTGGAAAGTGGAGATGTTGATTCGATCATTACATGTGTACCGCATAACTTACACCCTGAAATGGGAATTGAAGCACTTAAAAGAGACATCCATGCATTACTAGAAAAGCCCGCGGGTGTTTATACAAAACAGGTTAGAGAATTAAACGAATTTGCTGCTACGAAACCAGAGTTGACGTTTAGTATTATGTTTAACCAAAGGGCAAACGAACTTTACCAAAAAGTAAAAGAAATTATTGATAATGGTGAAATCGGTGAGATTCGACGGACGAACTGGATTATTACAACATGGTGGAGACCACAAGGTTACTATGATGCCGGTTCTTGGAGAGCAACTTGGGAAGGTGAAGGTGGCGGTGTTCTTGTCAACCAAGCTCCACATCAGCTTGACTTGCTGCAATGGATTGCAGGTATGCCGAAGAAAGTTTACTCTAATGTAAAATATGGGTATCAAAGAAATATCGCTGTAGAAGACGAAGTGACGACAATTCTTGACTATGGTAATGGTGCAACTGGCGTATTTGTAACATGTACACATGACATTATGGGAACAGATCGCTTCGAGATTTTAGGGGATAAAGGGAAAATCGTTGTAGATGATAGTAAGAAAGTAACGATTAAACGACTAAAAACACCTGAAGCTGACATGAGTGCTTCCATGGATATGGGAGATGTCATGAGAATCTTCATGGGCCAAGACCAATCTGATATATACAGCGAAGAAGTTCTAGAATTCGAAAGTGTATGGGGTGGCCAACATATTGCTGTACTTGAAAACTTTGCAGCAAATGTTTTAGATGGAACACCTTTACTAGCACCTGGTAGTGATGGCATCCATGGTGTTGCATTAGCAAATGCAATCCATCTCTCAAGCTGGTTAGGAAAAGAAGTAGAACTACCGTTGGACGAAGAATTATACTTAAATGAGCTGAACAAAAAGATCGAACATGAAAAGCTTAATCCGATAAAAAAATAA
- a CDS encoding Gfo/Idh/MocA family protein, translating to MLKIAVIGLGDISNIHIPVIQANPNVDLVAVCDIDESLKDAVPGVNFYTNYHAMLEHETLDCVHICLPHDLHYSATKACVEKGVHVFQEKPLARNAEEGRSLVKLEEAHQDVKICVSFQNRFNETVEKLQEMIDSGAYGKVIGLKGLVTWFRPKAYYDTKPWRGTMARAGGGVMINQAIHTLDLMQLIGGEVETIRGSIDNLFDYGYDVEDTATANIRFKNGATGLFFATVTNATNSSVEFQVILEKGKLTIKDSILTKENEEGKKVEIIEDTKLPGSKFYYGASHAKLINHFYACIENDTDDYIHVKDAQVSMEMIGAIRKSSEKKAEVYQ from the coding sequence ATGCTGAAAATAGCGGTTATTGGATTGGGTGATATTTCGAACATTCATATTCCGGTTATTCAAGCCAATCCCAATGTTGACTTAGTGGCAGTGTGCGATATCGACGAATCATTAAAAGATGCTGTACCCGGCGTAAATTTTTATACGAATTATCATGCAATGCTTGAACATGAGACGTTGGATTGTGTCCATATTTGTTTACCGCATGATCTTCATTATAGTGCGACAAAGGCTTGCGTTGAAAAAGGTGTACATGTATTTCAGGAGAAACCATTAGCACGAAACGCTGAAGAGGGTAGGTCTTTAGTTAAATTAGAAGAAGCACATCAAGATGTTAAAATCTGTGTGTCCTTTCAAAATCGCTTCAACGAGACGGTTGAGAAACTTCAAGAGATGATTGACAGTGGTGCATATGGAAAGGTTATTGGCTTAAAAGGGTTGGTCACTTGGTTTAGACCAAAAGCTTATTATGACACTAAGCCTTGGAGAGGAACGATGGCGAGGGCTGGTGGCGGCGTCATGATTAACCAGGCTATTCACACGTTGGATTTGATGCAGCTAATCGGCGGGGAAGTAGAGACTATTAGAGGCTCAATTGATAATTTATTTGATTATGGCTATGACGTAGAGGATACAGCTACAGCCAATATTCGATTTAAGAATGGTGCAACAGGATTATTTTTTGCAACCGTTACAAATGCAACAAATTCTTCCGTAGAGTTTCAGGTTATTTTAGAAAAAGGCAAGTTAACCATTAAAGATAGTATATTGACAAAGGAAAACGAAGAAGGTAAGAAAGTGGAAATAATCGAGGATACAAAACTTCCAGGATCGAAGTTTTACTACGGTGCAAGCCATGCAAAGCTCATCAATCACTTTTATGCATGTATAGAAAATGATACAGATGATTATATCCATGTAAAGGATGCACAAGTATCAATGGAAATGATTGGTGCAATCCGTAAATCATCTGAAAAAAAGGCGGAGGTATATCAATGA
- a CDS encoding sugar phosphate isomerase/epimerase family protein, with translation MTKGKIGVQMMMLKDKVAELGAYETMKKLHELGYGAVEVSQIPMTTENVAELKRASEDFNIEIAAISAGLDPMLPGAPGETLTNDFDKIVSDCKTLNCNFIRIGMLPLNVMGDKEKIMEFITRAEAMAVRLAEQGIELYYHTHHIEFQKYDGEYLLDLIKHNTSTLGFELDVHWIQRAGVNPVEFIKEYEGRVALLHLKDYRIGQLDINEDDLKDMGKFFAKFTNLIEFAEVGEGNLDIPAIIAAGLESGAQYFLIEQDDTYGRDPFDCLKTSAANLRELGYADWF, from the coding sequence ATGACAAAAGGTAAAATTGGCGTCCAAATGATGATGCTTAAAGATAAAGTAGCAGAGCTCGGGGCATATGAAACAATGAAGAAGTTGCATGAGCTAGGCTATGGTGCTGTAGAAGTATCGCAAATTCCGATGACAACAGAAAATGTAGCGGAGCTAAAAAGGGCTAGCGAAGATTTTAATATAGAAATTGCAGCCATTTCAGCTGGTTTAGATCCAATGTTGCCGGGTGCACCAGGTGAAACATTAACGAATGACTTTGATAAGATTGTTAGCGATTGCAAAACACTAAATTGTAACTTTATTCGCATCGGTATGCTTCCGCTTAATGTAATGGGTGATAAAGAGAAAATTATGGAGTTTATTACAAGAGCGGAGGCAATGGCGGTAAGGCTTGCTGAGCAAGGAATTGAATTATATTATCATACACATCATATTGAATTCCAAAAGTATGATGGTGAATATTTATTAGATTTGATAAAACATAATACGTCTACACTTGGTTTTGAATTAGATGTTCACTGGATTCAAAGGGCCGGTGTAAACCCTGTGGAGTTTATCAAAGAATATGAAGGGCGCGTCGCTCTTTTACATTTGAAGGATTATCGGATCGGACAACTGGATATAAATGAAGATGATTTAAAAGATATGGGTAAATTCTTTGCTAAATTTACAAATCTGATTGAATTTGCCGAAGTCGGCGAAGGAAACTTAGATATACCAGCGATTATAGCAGCAGGTCTTGAAAGTGGCGCACAGTATTTCTTAATTGAACAAGATGATACGTATGGACGTGATCCGTTTGACTGCTTGAAAACATCAGCTGCTAATTTGAGAGAACTTGGATATGCAGACTGGTTCTAG
- a CDS encoding MFS transporter, with protein MMKQSAQLNKTATNSGFRKFGMRDKMGYMFGDFGNDFFFILVASFLMIYYTDVLHINPATVGVLFLIARLWDAVADVTWGRFIDTRNPGKAGKFKPWIFRMSFPLVISGVLMFVYIPGMTDGFYLAYAFVTYILWGTLYSTVNIPYGSMASVITSDPVERTTLSTYRTLGANLAGLIINVAGPLILFVDNKADANHFLLGAIIFGVLSISCYMACYKMTTERVVAPVRVKEKGNFGKTVRGLLKNKPLIWILIISLMFMICFMLIGAVNVFLFKDYFSNAKALSIVGFLQTGTVFVAMPMVRSLVAKFGKKEIAAAGAALSAVIYLLLYFLPNLSTTQFISLLTIAMFGYAFFNLVIWAFVTDVIDYHEYLTGLREDGTVYSIYSFARKVGQAIAGGLGGFAIAAVGYTSALDVQTQDTLNGIHTLATLVPAITFAAMFFMLVFFYPLNKKRTLQLAIDLAGRRAGRN; from the coding sequence ATGATGAAACAATCTGCGCAATTAAATAAAACAGCTACAAATTCCGGATTTAGAAAATTTGGAATGAGAGATAAAATGGGCTATATGTTTGGTGATTTTGGCAATGATTTCTTCTTTATTCTAGTCGCATCATTTTTAATGATTTACTATACGGATGTTTTACACATTAATCCGGCGACTGTAGGGGTATTATTTTTAATCGCCAGATTATGGGATGCCGTTGCGGATGTTACTTGGGGACGCTTTATAGATACAAGGAATCCTGGTAAAGCAGGTAAATTTAAACCGTGGATTTTCAGAATGTCTTTTCCACTCGTTATTTCAGGTGTATTAATGTTCGTGTATATTCCAGGAATGACTGATGGATTTTATTTGGCCTATGCTTTTGTCACATATATTTTATGGGGAACATTATATAGTACAGTTAATATACCTTATGGCTCCATGGCTTCCGTCATCACGTCTGATCCTGTTGAACGGACAACGTTATCCACGTATAGAACTTTGGGCGCCAATTTAGCAGGTTTAATTATTAATGTAGCTGGGCCATTGATTTTGTTTGTAGATAATAAAGCGGATGCAAATCACTTTCTATTAGGAGCCATTATTTTCGGTGTTCTCTCTATTTCTTGTTATATGGCTTGTTATAAAATGACGACTGAACGCGTTGTCGCGCCAGTAAGAGTAAAAGAAAAAGGGAATTTTGGTAAAACTGTAAGAGGTCTTTTGAAAAATAAACCATTAATTTGGATCCTTATCATTTCGCTTATGTTCATGATTTGCTTTATGTTGATTGGTGCAGTGAATGTTTTCTTATTTAAAGACTATTTTAGTAATGCAAAAGCATTAAGTATAGTTGGGTTTCTCCAAACGGGTACTGTATTTGTTGCTATGCCGATGGTGCGCTCACTAGTTGCTAAATTCGGTAAGAAAGAGATTGCGGCAGCAGGAGCAGCACTTTCAGCTGTTATCTATTTGTTGTTATATTTCTTGCCCAACCTGTCGACGACTCAATTTATTAGCTTATTGACAATAGCGATGTTTGGCTATGCATTCTTCAATTTAGTCATTTGGGCATTTGTAACAGATGTTATCGATTACCATGAATATTTAACAGGTTTACGAGAGGATGGAACCGTTTATTCGATTTATTCATTTGCTCGTAAAGTGGGTCAAGCTATTGCTGGTGGGCTTGGTGGTTTTGCTATTGCAGCAGTGGGATATACATCCGCTTTAGATGTGCAAACACAAGATACACTAAATGGGATTCATACGCTAGCCACTTTGGTGCCAGCGATTACATTTGCCGCGATGTTCTTCATGTTAGTATTTTTCTATCCGTTGAATAAGAAACGCACACTTCAACTTGCTATTGATTTAGCGGGAAGAAGAGCAGGACGAAATTGA
- a CDS encoding helix-turn-helix transcriptional regulator, protein MNQLDIFSAGFKIHHLTNLNTYILDQNKEFVFHHETISIPVFMPGSKDEDIFNFYKEMTQNNQLYVFTNDWGLYYLGYTFTLDTDYSIIIGPYLQLTLNLKHLMKIYQLDHDTSEDLTIFYNQIQLVGIEKALSFASLLQLFNMIVEKDVLPKQIEQEKNHAESNSSNQQYNIIEDVSKVVALRYKIEADFLHAVEQGDKTKALELIGPDNLLFSFSERFPNQPLRRLKNLVIVINTLLRTVAVKRKVPPILIHRTSEKFAVQIENKTRLIELKQLQTAMIEEYCDLIVSNSFIHYSKITQEVITYIMTYYNKRIDINELAALNFTHPSHLSRKFKQETNLTITAYQQQIRMHQAKHLLKNESLPIEEIAWTVGYEDSSYFSRVFKQETGYTPSQYRVT, encoded by the coding sequence ATGAATCAACTGGACATTTTTTCTGCAGGTTTTAAAATACATCATCTTACTAATTTAAATACATATATCTTAGATCAAAACAAAGAATTTGTTTTTCATCATGAAACGATTTCTATACCTGTTTTCATGCCTGGGTCCAAGGATGAAGATATATTCAATTTTTATAAAGAAATGACACAAAATAATCAATTGTATGTTTTTACAAACGATTGGGGATTATATTATTTAGGCTATACCTTTACACTAGATACAGATTACAGCATCATTATTGGTCCCTATCTTCAGCTAACCCTTAATCTAAAACATTTAATGAAAATATATCAACTAGATCATGACACCAGTGAGGATTTAACTATTTTTTACAATCAAATCCAACTAGTAGGAATAGAAAAAGCGTTAAGTTTTGCTAGCCTACTTCAACTTTTCAATATGATTGTAGAGAAAGATGTACTCCCTAAACAAATTGAACAAGAGAAAAATCATGCTGAAAGCAATAGTTCAAATCAGCAATATAATATCATTGAGGATGTCAGTAAAGTCGTCGCTTTGAGATATAAAATAGAAGCAGACTTCTTGCATGCTGTTGAACAAGGCGACAAGACTAAAGCCCTTGAATTAATTGGTCCAGACAATTTGTTATTCTCGTTTTCTGAACGATTTCCCAATCAACCTTTACGCAGACTTAAAAACCTAGTCATTGTGATTAACACTTTATTACGTACAGTTGCCGTGAAAAGGAAGGTCCCACCCATTCTAATTCACCGAACATCCGAAAAGTTTGCAGTACAAATCGAAAATAAAACCCGGTTAATAGAATTAAAACAATTACAAACTGCAATGATTGAAGAATACTGCGATTTAATTGTTTCAAATTCATTTATACATTATTCAAAAATTACACAAGAAGTCATCACCTATATTATGACTTATTACAATAAACGAATAGATATTAATGAATTAGCAGCGCTTAATTTCACACATCCTAGTCACCTTTCTCGTAAATTCAAACAAGAAACAAATTTAACAATTACAGCATATCAGCAACAAATTAGGATGCATCAAGCAAAGCACTTACTTAAAAATGAAAGCTTACCCATTGAAGAAATTGCTTGGACAGTCGGTTATGAAGACTCTTCCTATTTTTCAAGAGTTTTCAAACAGGAAACAGGCTATACACCATCACAGTATAGAGTAACCTAA
- a CDS encoding lactate racemase domain-containing protein produces MDIIQQLLRDIPLPKMVKVRQTFDDKQLDNAGEELQALLEEERIRQTVKPGMEIAVAVGSRGVDQIVEITARTVKFLQELGAKPFIVPSMGSHGGASAEGQKAVLAHLGVTEETVHAEIRSSMEVIEIGKLPNGLPVYIDKLASQADGIVVINRIKPHTAFRGTVESGIMKMIAIGLGKQKGAEACHQLGFEHMGKHIIEMSTMIIEKMPILFGVGTIENAFDKVARVEVLLPHEIEEKETELQKLAKKLLPKIDFANIDVLVIDEIGKNISGDGMDPNITGRYPTPYAHGGPAVNKMVVLDLTHETEGNANGVGTADFTTRRLIDKTDWAATYANGLTSTVVAPTKAATTLENDQQALKAAVKTCNILDFTKVKMVRIKNTLELSEIEVSEALLPEVESNDYLTPITDLYELKFDENGNLV; encoded by the coding sequence ATGGATATTATTCAGCAATTGTTAAGAGATATTCCATTGCCGAAAATGGTGAAAGTTCGGCAAACTTTTGATGACAAGCAATTGGACAACGCCGGTGAAGAACTGCAAGCATTGTTAGAGGAAGAACGAATTCGACAAACGGTTAAACCTGGTATGGAAATTGCAGTAGCTGTTGGAAGCAGGGGAGTCGACCAGATTGTTGAGATTACGGCACGTACGGTGAAATTTTTGCAAGAGCTAGGTGCAAAGCCATTTATCGTACCGAGTATGGGGAGTCATGGTGGAGCATCGGCAGAAGGGCAAAAAGCCGTGTTGGCACATTTGGGTGTCACAGAAGAAACCGTTCATGCGGAAATTCGTTCCTCAATGGAAGTCATTGAGATTGGGAAATTACCAAATGGCTTACCTGTTTACATTGATAAACTTGCTTCACAAGCCGATGGAATTGTCGTTATCAATCGCATCAAACCGCATACTGCTTTCAGAGGAACGGTTGAAAGTGGCATTATGAAAATGATTGCGATTGGTCTAGGAAAGCAAAAAGGTGCGGAAGCCTGCCACCAATTGGGCTTTGAGCATATGGGGAAACATATTATTGAAATGTCTACTATGATTATTGAAAAAATGCCCATTCTTTTTGGTGTCGGAACCATTGAAAATGCTTTTGATAAAGTCGCAAGGGTTGAAGTGTTGTTACCCCATGAAATTGAAGAAAAAGAAACAGAATTACAAAAGTTGGCTAAAAAGTTATTACCCAAAATTGATTTTGCCAATATTGACGTGCTTGTGATCGACGAAATCGGTAAAAACATTAGTGGAGATGGCATGGATCCAAACATCACGGGACGTTACCCAACACCGTATGCGCATGGTGGACCTGCCGTGAATAAGATGGTCGTGCTAGATTTGACACATGAAACAGAAGGAAATGCGAACGGTGTAGGGACAGCTGACTTTACGACACGACGCTTAATTGATAAAACGGACTGGGCGGCTACGTATGCGAATGGGCTTACTTCTACTGTGGTTGCCCCAACAAAGGCTGCAACGACATTAGAAAATGATCAGCAGGCACTGAAAGCAGCCGTTAAAACATGTAATATTTTAGATTTCACAAAAGTGAAAATGGTTCGCATTAAGAATACATTGGAACTTAGTGAAATTGAAGTATCTGAAGCCTTGTTACCTGAGGTAGAAAGCAATGATTATTTAACACCGATTACAGATTTATATGAATTAAAGTTTGATGAAAATGGAAATTTAGTCTGA
- a CDS encoding SDR family oxidoreductase, whose amino-acid sequence MKNLFDLTGKTAVAVGGNGVLGSAMANGLADQGAQVAIVGRNLETAEKVAQGIVERGGVAKAFQADVISKESLENVAKEIEAWSGGWDILLNAPGTNSPTPFFDIAEEEWDHIMDVNLKGIVLTTQVFAKRMIEQERTGSIINISSVSSTTPLSKVFTYSVSKAGINNMTQFLAREFAPHGIRVNAIIPGFFPAEQNRKILSEDRVASIMGHTPMNRFGNPEELSGTVVWLASEQASSFVTGTLIRVDGGFGSMTI is encoded by the coding sequence ATGAAAAACTTATTTGATTTAACGGGAAAAACGGCGGTTGCAGTTGGTGGAAATGGTGTACTTGGATCAGCAATGGCTAATGGATTAGCAGATCAAGGTGCACAAGTAGCCATTGTTGGTCGTAATCTCGAGACAGCTGAAAAAGTTGCACAGGGTATTGTAGAACGTGGTGGAGTTGCGAAAGCCTTTCAGGCAGATGTTATTTCAAAAGAATCACTAGAAAACGTTGCGAAGGAAATCGAGGCATGGTCAGGCGGCTGGGATATTTTATTGAATGCTCCAGGTACCAATAGCCCGACACCATTTTTCGATATTGCAGAAGAAGAGTGGGATCATATTATGGATGTGAACCTAAAGGGAATTGTCTTGACAACGCAAGTATTTGCAAAAAGAATGATTGAACAAGAAAGAACAGGAAGTATTATTAATATATCATCTGTTTCTTCTACGACACCACTGTCAAAAGTATTCACGTATTCGGTGTCCAAAGCAGGCATTAACAATATGACACAATTTTTAGCGCGTGAATTTGCACCTCACGGCATTCGTGTTAATGCAATTATTCCAGGATTTTTCCCAGCAGAGCAAAATCGTAAAATTTTAAGTGAAGATAGAGTTGCATCCATTATGGGCCATACGCCTATGAACCGATTTGGTAATCCAGAAGAATTAAGTGGAACGGTTGTGTGGCTAGCTTCGGAACAGGCATCAAGTTTTGTAACAGGGACACTCATTCGTGTGGATGGTGGATTTGGAAGTATGACGATTTAA